The Armatimonadota bacterium genome includes a region encoding these proteins:
- the dnaK gene encoding molecular chaperone DnaK: MAKTVGIDLGTTNSVVAVMEGGEPVVIPSAEGGRTVPSVVGFKANGERLVGVTAKRQAVVNPENTVFSIKRFMGHKIDEVKEEAGRIPYRIKADRKGMAIANIPALDKDFTPEEISAMILQKLKADAEAYLGDTVTKAVITVPAYFNDAQRTATKNAGEIAGLEVLRIINEPTAASLAYGLDKKANETILVFDLGGGTFDVSVLDVGEGVFEVKSTAGDSHLGGDDFDQKVVDWLASEFKKDQGVDLLKDRPALQRLREAAEKAKVELSSQVTAQIEIPYITAIDNEPKHISTTLTRAKFEEMCAGLMDRIKKPFQAALEDAKMKTAEIDEIVLVGGATRMPMVQELVKKLTGKEPNRTVNPDEVVAIGAAIQGGILAGEFGKDIVLLDVTPLSLGVETQGGIYDKIIERNVTIPCRKSRTYTTAVDNQPEVEIHILQGERPLARDNKSLGRFHLGGIPPAPARVPQIEVTFDIDANGILNVSAKDQGTGNQQRITITGSGNLNRDEIDRMVKEAEMNAEADRKAQDAAELRNKAEHLCYNTEKSIKDLGDKVTEAERQSVEEKIAELRKAIASGSDDDIEAAFKVLEAESHQLAAKLYEHASASAGSESDESDGSDDSAGTPPTAGVGAEKGSSEGDVIDAEFKEEK; the protein is encoded by the coding sequence ATGGCAAAAACTGTTGGTATCGACCTTGGAACCACGAACTCCGTCGTCGCGGTCATGGAAGGCGGAGAGCCCGTCGTCATCCCCAGCGCGGAGGGCGGGCGCACCGTCCCGAGCGTCGTCGGATTCAAAGCAAATGGCGAGCGCCTGGTCGGCGTCACCGCCAAACGCCAGGCCGTGGTCAACCCCGAGAACACCGTATTCTCGATCAAGCGCTTCATGGGGCACAAGATCGACGAAGTGAAGGAAGAGGCGGGCCGCATCCCCTACAGGATCAAGGCCGACCGCAAGGGCATGGCCATCGCCAACATCCCCGCGCTCGACAAGGACTTCACGCCCGAAGAGATCAGCGCCATGATCTTGCAGAAGCTGAAAGCCGACGCAGAAGCCTATCTCGGCGATACCGTCACCAAGGCCGTCATCACCGTACCCGCCTATTTCAACGACGCCCAGCGCACCGCCACCAAGAACGCCGGGGAGATCGCGGGCCTCGAGGTGCTCCGCATCATCAACGAGCCCACGGCCGCATCCCTTGCCTACGGGCTCGACAAGAAGGCCAACGAGACCATCCTCGTCTTCGACCTGGGCGGTGGCACCTTCGACGTCTCGGTCCTCGACGTTGGCGAAGGCGTTTTTGAAGTCAAATCCACCGCCGGCGACAGCCATTTGGGTGGCGACGACTTCGACCAGAAGGTCGTGGACTGGCTTGCCTCGGAGTTCAAAAAGGACCAGGGCGTCGATCTGCTGAAGGATCGCCCCGCCTTGCAGCGCCTCCGGGAGGCCGCCGAAAAGGCGAAGGTCGAGCTAAGCTCCCAGGTCACGGCCCAGATCGAGATTCCCTACATCACGGCGATCGACAACGAGCCCAAGCACATCAGCACCACGCTGACGCGCGCCAAGTTCGAAGAGATGTGCGCCGGCCTCATGGACCGCATCAAGAAACCCTTCCAGGCCGCGCTCGAGGACGCCAAGATGAAGACCGCCGAGATCGACGAGATCGTGCTGGTCGGTGGCGCGACGCGCATGCCGATGGTTCAGGAGCTCGTCAAGAAGCTGACCGGCAAGGAGCCCAATCGAACGGTGAATCCGGACGAGGTGGTTGCGATCGGCGCGGCCATCCAGGGCGGAATCCTCGCCGGTGAGTTTGGCAAGGACATCGTCCTCCTGGACGTCACTCCGCTCTCGCTGGGCGTTGAAACCCAGGGCGGCATCTACGACAAGATCATCGAGCGCAACGTGACGATCCCCTGCCGCAAGAGCCGCACGTACACCACGGCGGTCGACAACCAGCCGGAGGTCGAGATCCACATCCTTCAGGGCGAGAGGCCCTTGGCGCGCGACAACAAGAGCCTGGGTCGGTTCCACCTGGGAGGGATTCCGCCGGCGCCGGCGCGCGTGCCGCAGATTGAGGTCACCTTCGACATCGACGCCAACGGCATCCTGAACGTGAGCGCCAAAGATCAGGGCACAGGCAACCAGCAACGGATCACGATCACGGGCTCGGGCAACCTGAACCGCGACGAGATCGACCGCATGGTGAAGGAAGCCGAGATGAACGCCGAAGCGGATCGCAAGGCACAGGACGCGGCGGAGCTTCGTAACAAGGCCGAGCACCTCTGCTACAACACCGAGAAGTCGATCAAGGACCTTGGCGATAAGGTCACCGAGGCAGAACGGCAGAGTGTCGAGGAGAAGATCGCCGAGCTACGCAAGGCGATCGCAAGCGGCAGCGACGACGACATCGAAGCGGCGTTCAAGGTCCTGGAGGCGGAGAGCCACCAATTGGCCGCAAAGCTCTATGAGCACGCTAGCGCCTCAGCTGGATCGGAGTCTGATGAGTCCGACGGGTCGGACGATTCAGCAGGCACGCCACCTACCGCCGGCGTTGGCGCCGAAAAAGGCTCGTCCGAAGGCGACGTGATCGACGCGGAGTTCAAGGAAGAGAAGTAA
- a CDS encoding PEP-CTERM sorting domain-containing protein: MKLKTLAFSMLLGATALASADVLTVGLTISGDMPSMDGYGDSDNMVFGIDMNAVFSGYGNYQNFVLTGLGWDVTLTATAPSWLSELAAAFESSSQADGVYLRPGAGNNFGGTGSYSSGGIVDLVGPGLTVVLDADNILRLEFYESFNDFADAQDGFWHDGSRLDLQFNADLVPEPASMAVLGLGALALIRRRK, encoded by the coding sequence ATGAAATTGAAAACTCTTGCTTTTTCGATGTTGCTTGGCGCGACGGCTTTGGCCTCCGCTGACGTGTTGACCGTTGGCTTAACCATCTCGGGCGACATGCCCAGCATGGATGGCTATGGCGATTCGGACAACATGGTGTTCGGCATCGACATGAACGCCGTGTTCTCGGGCTATGGCAACTACCAGAACTTCGTGCTCACGGGCCTTGGCTGGGACGTTACCCTGACGGCGACGGCCCCTAGCTGGCTGTCGGAACTGGCTGCAGCTTTCGAGAGCTCGTCCCAAGCGGACGGTGTGTATCTCCGTCCGGGTGCCGGAAACAACTTCGGCGGAACGGGCAGCTACTCGTCTGGTGGAATCGTCGACCTCGTTGGCCCCGGCCTGACCGTAGTCCTGGATGCCGACAACATCCTGCGCCTGGAGTTCTATGAGTCGTTCAACGACTTCGCTGACGCTCAGGACGGCTTTTGGCATGACGGTAGCAGGCTGGACCTGCAGTTCAATGCCGACCTCGTGCCGGAGCCCGCTTCGATGGCTGTGCTCGGCCTCGGTGCGCTCGCTCTGATCCGACGCCGCAAGTAA